A region from the Anomaloglossus baeobatrachus isolate aAnoBae1 chromosome 11, aAnoBae1.hap1, whole genome shotgun sequence genome encodes:
- the LOC142256015 gene encoding uncharacterized protein LOC142256015 yields the protein MKVLLLSVALLFFTGAQGRHFWQSDEPQEAETAEKSLERMLHDSFGIVFSLLENLDYNAIAKEYQIKEKWDASRKHMRKLEKAIDSYYAEIAKKFDEQLHEKFPVFRKNVVPILKEFDDAIEEQFQKIVQKVVPVGSDLLAGISRNVLKFFENMESIAAEGRDKLRSEMDKLRVKVEPYVEGVHAEYEKYRTSLQGEFEKEMKELKEDVHKNMELLKERAKPHLEKLKNDFHAKEVQEKVEQFLKELKEALSKEE from the exons ATGAAGGTTTTGCTACTTTCAGTAGCCCTGCTCTTCTTTACAG GGGCACAGGGGCGCCACTTTTGGCAAAGCGATGAACCCCAGGAAGCAGAAACGGCTGAAAAATCTTTGGAGAGGATGCTGCACGATAGTTTTGGCATAGTATTCAGTCTTTTGGAAAACCTGGATTATAATGCCATTGCAAAAGA ATATCAAATCAAAGAGAAGTGGGACGCATCAAGGAAACACATGCGTAAACTGGAGAAAGCTATAGACAGTTACTACGCAGAAATAGCTAAGAAATTCGACGAACAGCTCCATGAAAAGTTCCCAGTATTCAGGAAGAACGTCGTCCCCATCCTGAAGGAGTTCGATGACGCCATAGAAGAGCAGTTTCAGAAAATCGTACAGAAAGTCGTGCCGGTTGGATCTGATCTCCTCGCTGGAATAAGCAGGAATGTGCTCAAATTCTTTGAAAATATGGAAAGCATCGCGGCAGAGGGTAGGGACAAGCTGCGCTCGGAGATGGACAAGCTGCGCGTCAAAGTGGAACCCTATGTGGAAGGCGTCCATGCAGAATACGAGAAATATCGCACCAGCTTACAAGGAGAATTTGAGAAGGAAATGAAGGAGCTGAAGGAAGATGTGCATAAGAATATGGAGTTACTGAAGGAACGGGCTAAGCCTCACTTGGAAAAACTAAAGAATGACTTTCATGCTAAGGAAGTCCAGGAAAAAGTGGAGCAGTTTCTTAAGGAACTGAAAGAAGCGCTCTCCAAAGAAGAGTAA